The following nucleotide sequence is from Pangasianodon hypophthalmus isolate fPanHyp1 chromosome 8, fPanHyp1.pri, whole genome shotgun sequence.
AGCTATAAAGTAACCACTAGAATAATAGCAGTTTGGGATTTCCATATCCCTGTTCTATAGCCAAATGTTTAAGTcaaatgtttaaagaaatgtCGATACATCTCGGGAGAATGTCtctgaaggcaaaaaaaaaaagaaaaagaaagaattataATGTACCTGAAGCTATAGAGAACCTCTCTTTTAGGACTTGTTTTGTTCCACAAGCTTGGTAAAgtcttaatttttatattacatttattaaatgtatttaactCGACCTTTTTGAAATTGAAATCGCATTTCATAACAGGAGATTAAACTCAGTTACATTCTGTGAGTGCAAATCAAACCCAATGTGGCCTCGTATCtgctctctaacacacactcattatatatGTGAACGCTTATAAAATATTTCCCATGTGGCCAACACTGTAAAAGGTGATTTCATATTCTCGCAGCTGCTCAACTGCTCGAGGTCCTGAATAAATTGGGCTTTATACTAGCGCTGAGAATTACCTTGCTCACGCCAAAACACCTGTTCAAGCACCCATTCCTGCACTAACGAGGCCAACCGATAAATCCTCGCCGACTGTAATGCGCTCTCAGCAAGGAGTCCACTCACATAGAAACTAATCCTTACAATATGCTTTATATCTACTATTTTATGAATGCTTCTTTATTAGTTCAAATAAAGCACATTCTTGTTTGGGGTTTCAGAACTGGATTTGGTTCATAACTCTGCTTATGTAACTACACAATCAGTGTCATCCTAGTTAGCGTGTGCTTAGAGTGTACATATAaagagtgtgtggatgtgtgttaagtgtgtgtcaGTAGAAGGACCCACCTTAGTGCTGGCCACTCCGATTTCAGGCCCAGCGTTGATGTGGACGCCGCAGTCAGTCTCGCGGGAGATGGAGCTGCCCACGGTGTTGGTGATGCCCACGGTGAGGGCGCCTTGCTCCTTACAGTATCGCAATGCCATCAGGCTGTCCGCTGTCTCGCCTGAACAAAAACCACCACAGGACCAGGGCTGTTATTATCTGGGTACTATACagtgacatggtagtgtgtatGGTACTGCTACGAGTGTTGCTTGGATTGGTTAAAAACTTCAAACTCACTGTCAAATCTGACACTGGTCAGAAACTGACCACTAAATGTTAAAGGACTATTAACATACACCGTATATGGACTTATGGACGAGCTTTAGTCCTATAAATAATCCGTCATGTTTTTATAATTCAGAAATGCATTACAAACATTGCCATAAACTGCAATGCCTTCTCATACATAATTATACTAATGTTTAATGTGTAATACCTCATGAATGCACTGTAACAGAGAAATTTTACACTACATCCATCACGTCTGAATGTGTTGGAGCCGAATCACATGACAGCTGTGAGCTTTTCACAGTTCAACAGACACCATTTTTTCAAGCCTTCAGACTACTTAACAGCCAGTAGTTCTTCAGTTAAGACTGCGACAATTTGTTACTGCCACTCCTGGACACTTAGATATTTACTATTCAGTTTTACTATGTACTATTTATTGTacttgtatttactgttctgccTTATTTAATAgcacgtcactttactctgccactgtAACAATTTAATAgcacgtcactttactctgcctcTGTAACAATTTAATAgcacgtcactttactctgccactgtAACAATTTAATAgcacgtcactttactctgccactgtAACAATTTAATAgcacgtcactttactctgccgcTGTAACAATTTAATAGtacgtcactttactctgccgcTGTAACAATTTAATAgcacgtcactttactctgccactgtAACAATTTAATAgcacgtcactttactctgccgcTGTAACAATTTAATAgcacgtcactttactctgcctcTGTAACAATTTAATAgcacgtcactttactctgccactgtAACAATTTAATAgcacgtcactttactctgccgcTGTAACAATTTAATAgcacgtcactttactctgcctcTGTAACAATTTAATAgcacgtcactttactctgccactgtAACAATTTAATAgcacgtcactttactctgccgcTGTAACAATTTAATAGtacgtcactttactctgccgcTGTAACAATTTAATAgcacgtcactttactctgccactgtAACAATTTAATAgcacgtcactttactctgccactgtAACAATTTAATAgcacgtcactttactctgccactgtAACAATTTAATAgcacgtcactttactctgccactgtAACAATTTAATAgcacgtcactttactctgccgcTGTAACAATTTAATAgcacgtcactttactctgccactgtAACAATTTAATAgcacgtcactttactctgccgcTGTAACAATTTAATAgcacgtcactttactctgccgcTGTAACAATTTAATAgcacgtcactttactctgccgcTGTAACAATTTAATAgcacgtcactttactctgccgcTGTAACAATTTAATAgcacgtcactttactctgccgcTGTAACAATTTAATAgcacgtcactttactctgccactgtAACAATTTAATAgcacgtcactttactctgccactcACTGTTACTCTGCATCATCTCAACCTTTGTTCACGTCTAATAAGTGTTCATACTGTCAAAGTGTAAATCTGAGCCTCGTCACAAGTATTTCAATGCCCAGTGTACCCAGTGTAACTGTGCAAGTGACAAATAAACAACTCTTGACTTGAAATTTGTGGTTTCAAATCTCATATGTGGACAAGGACATTGATAGAACATTAATATAAGAGCAACACTTTTGATTGTACATGTTCCTAACCTGACTGGCTAATGAAGAAGCACACATCGTCCCGGAAGACGGGCGTGTTGCGATCCAGGAAGTCGCTGGCCAGTTCCACCATGACGGGCAGCTCAGTTAACTCCTCCAACACCTGACgggtctgaaaaaaaagaaaaaaaaaaaaaaagaaaaaaaaatcacaactggGTTAAAACTCCCAGATTTTACTAGCCTGGTTTTCCTTTTAAACTGAACACATGCTCtcttattaaagaacattagTCATTTTGTATGACtacagtgaatgtgtgtgtgtgtgtgtgtgtgtgtgtgtgtgtgtgtatactcactGCCACTCCTGCGTGATAGCTGGTTCCACACGCGATAAGGATGAGCCTCCGACATCTCTGGATCTCCTTAATGTGATCTTTCAATCCTCCTAGggtcactacacacacacacacacacatcacagaggTGTAAAATCATCTCAGTCTGATAATTTATATTTCCCTAACTATGGTTTCTAAGGAAGAAAAACCATCCTTCACCTTAACTCACACTGTCTCACCTGTGTTGTCATTGAAGTTCACTCTGCCTCTCATGGTGTTGACGACAGACTCCGGCTGCTCGAAGATCTCCTTCTGCATGAAAGAGCTGAAATTACCTGCACACAGGTGTAAACAGAAAGGCCCAGGTAAGCCCAATAAGAGAACATATCCCTGACTGTTCTGATTCATGCTGCAGATAGAAAACCATGGCACAATCCCACAGCTGTATTCAGGGACTCAGATGTTTATGTccatatttacacagggaaagttaggtgtattcagagttgggttatgcAGCTGCTTAAGGTGATTTTATGGGCTCCCTACATATAGCTCACACCTCTGAGGTTATCAGATAGTTCAGTGTAATccaatattacattaaaaacaaatctgaaaatgaaaaaagaaaaataacacgaTGATATATGATCAGAGTTTAGTATATCACCGATAtactgctgcatgaatagtcctagttgtaaatatcacatcactgcaaatttttttaaatttaacaataCAGCTTCCACTCTCACTATTCGATAGCTTATAAATCAGCACTTGATTCAGCACATCTATCACATGCCAACTTTAAAAACTTAAGGAAGCCAGGAGAGactacagtcccctccgaaactATTGGAACTgcaaggccaattcatttgtttgtgctatacaccaaagacatttgggtttgagatcaaaagatggatatgAGACGAGAGTTTaggatttcagctttcatttcctggtaCTTACATCTAGATAGAACCTTTTGTaacagaccacccaatttttaggcgagcaaaagtataggaacagataagtcttgaagtaaattaaagtaaataacacttaatatttggtggCATATCCCTTGcgtgcaataactgcatcaagcctgCGACTCACTGACGTCACCAAACTGTTGGTTtgttcttttgtgatgcttttccaggcttttacCACAGcctctttcagttgttgtttgtttcggggggtttctcccttcagtctcctcttcagcaGGTGAAAtacatgctcaattgggttaagttCTGGTGATAAATTTggctaaaaccttccactttttccccctgataaagacctttgttgtgttggcagtgtgttttggatcattgtcttgttgCATGATAGAGTCTTTCTGATTAATTTGGATCCATTTCTCTGTAAAGGGTGGATTGTGACACCTTCACCCCTCCCCTGttgaggttgttggtgatgtcactggctGTTGTTTTCGGGTTTGTCTTcccagctctcacaatgtttctgtcatcagctgctgttgttttccttggccaacccagtggtttctttctttttcaggacattccaaattgttttactggctatgcccaatgcttgtgcaatgcctctgattgattttccctcttttctcagcttcagaatggtttgcttttctcccacagaCAGCTCTCTGATCTTCATATTGgcttatcctttttaacaacaactgcagtcttcacaggcgaaaCTGAaggctataaatgtaaatgtatatataatataaatgttcagagctatttattgtttaaacaattaataaaacagGGCACACCTTGGTAATatgaaacacctgtcagtcacatgttccagtatttttgctCGCCTACATTCTATGTCATTTAACACATCTACATAtaaataccaggaaataaaTGCTGAAATTCTAAACTCTTCTCATATTCaccttttgatctcaaaccctaATGTCTTCGgtctacagcaaaaacaaatgaattggccttgctgttccaatagttTTGGAGGGGACCGTAAATCCATAATCATAATGTGTGCGTGGGATACcatacttttaattttttgctattttgagtTTTCGATggaataaaataacagaaatatacTATGCTTATAGCTAagtcattttgtaatttttatctaGAAAAAAATTGCTCTTCGAGATAAGCAACATCTTTCAATAAGAGGCAGATGATTTAATATTTGCCTCAAATGCCATTCCATacgttgtttttttatttggagtgtatttacagcccaaaatataaatttcagCATTGTGGTTACATCATACTCTCAGACAGTGGCTCAGGGTGATGTTGCGTGACAATGTGGTTAAGTTCGAGGTCAGGATCTTGCATAACGGAGACACATCTCTGTTTCAGGAAAACTCCAGCCCTTGCATGCAGAACCAACACAACTGTCTGAAGTTCACAGCttcgtctgaggtctgaatacgaATGTGCGCACTTTCAGTATtacctcctcactacacacgCATCACTCAACAATGAATACAGTACACAGGGTGTACTTGTATAAGAGCGCTGATGAAGGATCCCCTTCAGTCCATATAAACTGGACTCACAGCTTGGCAGTCACACCTGATCTCTGTGCCAGAATACGATCTCAGTCCTCAATtagctgctttttttcctttgtgcAAGAACCTAGGAACCCTCAAACAGCACAATAACAAGGAGCAATGTGTGTGGAACTGATCTGGAGCTCGTATTCTCTAGCATGAGATTTCTCCCAGCTGCTATCTGACCCGCTTCAAGCAGCAGTGTGACACTGAGGCGTAATAAAGAGGTTAGTTTTCTGCTCATTAAGGGATGATTGACAAAGGCGAGTGGAAAGCGTTCAGGGTGAGAAATGCCGTGAGCACAGCCACAGAGCCCGTTGCGTCAGAAATGTAGGTCATAAACACTTCTGataatagagagagaaagacaaggtGGAAAAAGTGTATTGCTGCTCTCTGGTGGTAAAGAATATTCGGTGTCACCTCAAAGACATTTAACCTCCACCCTGAAGCACATTAAGTATAGTTGAAAATATGATGCTGTGATGTTGGTTATTACTCTGTGAAAGGTTACTGGTgcaaatgttggactcaaagtcccagaatgcaatgctgCTTTATGACGCACTTgcgctgagttacagcagagactcagctTGAGTAGTTAGCAATTCTACGAGATGGCGAGTGTGATGAAGTTGACGCTGCTCTGATTGAGGAGGTGCGAGAGCTGAGCaaactaaaggactaaagcgctgctgcatcactctctttgcATTCACTCTCTTTGAAGCGAGAGCTAAATCGTACTGCACCACTTTCAGAAGGTGTTTGaactgcattgtgggtaatgtaggaaactgttaaccaacaTGAAAAGAGACCAACATGTCAAAgacatttaaaccaaaaaagttAACTTATTTCATTACAAACTTAATCTTCTTCACAATTGAAGATCACAAATGAATTAAGCATACTGATGCATGATCCTTTACGGCGAAAACACTCAGCAACACCCTACCAACTCTACCAACAAACAGGTTACGTAACATTTCAAGGCAAAAGGGAAACCACGGTTTCATTCTTTTGTTGTTgcacaaatgcctcagctggtTTCCATCCTGAATCTCACTCTCTTGCTCAGCTGTTTATACGGGTGGGTGTTGCCTATAGACGCTTCAAATTCCTTTAAAGTACTTTAGTGTAACTTTCGGTTTAGTAACTAAACTGTTTTCATGGTCCCATTTTACAAGGTAACTCTCTGGGTTTTTCTGTAACTCAAATGTTTTGATTCCCTCCACAAGGATCTTTTTTGACCAGGGAGAAAggaatttcctttaaaaaaatcaccaaaggGGTATAGTCTCGATAGAAAACACTCACTAGTCCCCTATCACTGTACTTCATCGGATATACAGTAGGTCTATGATTTTAATATCCAAATTCATACCTTATATTCACTGTATAGAACTGCATAGAATACAATGTATTCTATTACTGAACTTTCTGAATCGCACATTTCGAAAATATCGCAAtaaaatatgtaaggaataaaacagggttgtgctgttatagaaaaataatccacactaAGGTCATGTGATGCCAGCATTACCACCAggatgtggattattttctaataacagcacatccagaaggattttattcctcttattccacagggattaatataaacctaaatCTATTGAACcagaactacagtcagagccattaaaaaaaaacaaaaacaaaaacaaaaaaaaaaaacaggcgaGTCTATCAACCCTGTCTGAATACAGTTTAGTACTCTGGGTCCTAGTGCCTGCACTGTTCCGTCTCACCCTTCATGATCTGCTGCAGCTCCATCTGCAGGGTCTGGATGGCGCGAGCCGGATGATCTCCTGCTCTCCGTTTGATCCGGTGGATGGACAGACGGCCGTCTGACACAGCAGCGATGTCGTCGTCTTCCAGGAAGATGACTCGATTTGTGTGCTCAATCACAGCACTGTCACAAAaccaaaaagagagaaaaacagtaaACATGTATGTTTGTTTCGAGACATTTCgcaaaaagaagaggaaaacagGATGACTGTGATAAAGCAGGAGCCATGCCaagactcaaacacacacattacgtCATCATTTATTCAAAACATCTGTTTCTAATATGATCATCCCAAATATTTTGCTCAATATTACAACAACAATTATAATGCAATTATTCAGCCAGTTTAggaacaaaatattttactgcacttttatcaTGTTACGTCAACATACTGTCCTTCATATAAACCTAATGAATACATATTTGAATCAAAACAAGACTGCTCTGTGGACATCTTGAGCCACATGATGTTACAATGCACTTTTCTGAGaaatattgcaatttttttaataacagttacAGACTGAATGGAAGCAcctgatttaatattaaaaaatagctacatttaaaACTTACAATTTTACATATAAATTTCAGTTATACATAGTGTGCTATTTTCTGTGTTAATTCTAAATTAGTTttgcatttatgtatttttttcagttttaaataatttattttcagagacatgaaataaatgtacgtcaatttttttttactgacacaCTTCTgctttgctggcagtttgttagcactCCTAAAAATCATAATCTATATTGTACACAGCAGAAAAGTATCAGGATATGACATTATCACCCACCCCTACTGTGTAGTCCAAACTTTACACTGACATATATGAATTTTAAGTAATTTATACAGCTTAGAACAAGCTTCaacttggaaaaaaatatatatatctcgcaatacttttattatttctttgggtttttttatgtATACATTGCACTTTTATGTACAAAGTACAAAGTTTTGAGTTTTACATACAAAATAGGAGCCAAAAGAGTCAAAGAGGAAATTAGATATTGCTTCTGATGGAGAAACTAAAGACTGAACACCACAAAGTGACTCTGGTACTGATATTACTTTTGATTTTGGTGCTTTACATGTAGACAATATTCTAAGAAGTGTGTTCatcctttaaataaaaatacgcAATAGATATCTGTGTTAATCAGAGATTAACTGAACAACGCTGAACCGTAAGAGGAGACGGCGGTGAGGATGACAGACCTGGCATCAGAGGCGAAGTAGTACTCAACAGCTTTCTCATCCACAGGATACAGGCAGGTGTCCTGGTCCATCCTGGGCAGAGAACCACCACAGCTCTTCTTGTCCTTACCAGctagcagaaagaaagagatatgcattaaaaaatattcacttctttaaaaaaaataataaaaaaatacacatttaaaaaatgggttCTTGTGACCTAGTAATCCAAACCGATCAATcaaaatatatgtgtgtgtactgtatacgTAAGGACTCACttgaggatgtgctgttatgggaaaataatcaatgacagggtagCTCAAtgcaaagcggagttactgttaccaccctgaagttcattattttccaataattacATACCCTCAAGTGTCAAGCTCAtgcttttaatccatttatagttacattaaatgtggTAAACCTGCAATAcaagtcgttccctcactaaCCTCACTTTTCTTCTtgctcttgaagttaattagttgaaattaataagactaaAATCGCAGTGAAAAAAACTTTCCCAAAAACTTACTAactgttacaaatcactgacactggagactccttccataaatataaaaatattacatataaatgtaataatattaaataacaacatgtttaatttaaatctgTTCATTTATAGGTCTGGATTACGTGACACGTCCGCCAtgtaagtccctgtgaatgagctgttactatagaaacgataaccttgtagaacaagcgcattaatctaaccctgtgatttgaattacaccGGTCACTACTGCCCAACCTgctattacagaaaatgaatcaacaccttctgactaatcagaatggagaattcaacagcgctgagAACAAGATCGAGTCACTGAGGTGAATCcaagagaaatgtttatttacaggtTATCTGCAGACGTATAACTCTTGGAagtgacacacacctgagcgGTAGAGGATGGGAATGTGATCTGTTGACAGCTTGTGGTCGCTCTTTACACCCATCAGCAGTGGACTTCCTCTCCTGTAGGGACACATGAAGCTATTCGTTACATCATCCTGAGGCTGATTCCCTGCTGGTGTGAACATCACCACTTCAAATGACCCAAAAGTGCAATGGATTCACTGTAACGTTGTATTTATCAGACAGAAAAAGTTTAAACTCTAATTGATCATAAGCACAGGTCAATAACTTCTCTTCGGAAGAGTACCTTGTTCCCACAGCCTCTCCAGGGAAGTGCACGCTCTTGAACACCAGGGCGAAGGCTCCctcctgatcacacacaccagaacaatattaattaaaatgaactcGAATGTACGTACATGCACACGCTCATACCTCGTTACGATAAAAGGTGAAAGGTTAAACGCTCACCAACTGCTGGGTGACCTGCTCGACGAGCGTGGCGAAGCTGACCTCATCGTTCTCGCGGTTGTCGTACATGTACTTCACCAGCTTGGCGATGCTCTCGGTGTCAGTCTCTGACTCAAACTCATAACCTTTACTCTCCTGGGGGGGGCAGAGAgataaaaatcctctcagataaaaagaaaatactccATAATACAAATGTGAGAGGTGAAAGTAGTCAATGTGGAGCATTTTATGTGAATGTACAGCTGAACGCAAAAGCCTGAACACCCTTAATTTGAAGTTAGGAAACCAACAGCacatttaatgtacattttacagatgtgctttaactgaaAAAATTTTTACAGTCAAAAAAATTAGGCACACTTCCTAGCTGtgcttcatggaccccactCTAAGAACCATGGTCTTTATTATCACAAAGTAACTTAATGTTCAGAAGGTGTGTGTCAATATGTTAATAGTGACAACAATCAAGATTATTTTGTAATGGTTACAGAAACTGGACTTTTAATCAATTTGCCTCTAAgcacattttataatttctggattttctttttttaatgttggtAATGGTCTCCTTTTATAACTTAAAGCTCTGTAAAAGGTCAGCACTTTATTTTCCTGATTCCCATTCATCTGACTGCTCCCAGCTTGAGAGATTGAACCTGTTCAAACTGCCTTAAATTAAACTTCAGTTAAACATATTGACAGTGATAAGAAAGAGGcacatttaagaaaataaattcgAGTCAACAGGGACGCTAACTTTTGAGCTTGCTAAGAAACACCACTTGCCGGCTATGATATTTAAGCCATGCTGTAAATGCTATTAATTGAACATTGtagaaaacagcaaaaactaagggggtgcaaacttttgcactcggcTGTAAGAAGACTTTATGTGAATGTGAGATGTGAAGTAGAGCTTTTAAGAGTCTTAACTTACCAGGAACTTCCTCAGGTCCTTGTAGTTGGTAATGATTCCATTATGAATGACAATGAACTCTGTTGGGAAGagcatttcagatttcagaaatCACATAAGCCTGCTTATACACTGGGTGTTTATTCCCTCAACTGCATACACACATGTCATTTTATGGGAAGTAACTGCACGGCAGCAGGATGTGGCAGTGTTTAAAAAAGCTCTGCTGTCTGCGTTGGTTTTTGGTCACAGCTGAGTGCTTTCAAATGTTGAcatcaagcattttttttttaaatctcctgACTGATCAGGTTATAGCTTTTAGGAAAAACGGGAAAAACATGAAGGACAGTACAGATAGAGATTGTTACAAGGAGATTAACGATATGTTCAATCAGAGATACTTTTTAAACGTTAATATTTTTACACTGCATCATCATCACAAGCCGGTCTCACTTTAACCCTAAGCGGCATAGCGTACGATGCTCTGAATGCTGTCTGGTCACACAAACACTACTCTTTGATTCAGGCAAGCTGAGTCCTCTGgactaaatattaaacaataaatctaatcattattattattattattattgataataaCAATACCAGCTAGTTAGCCTGTACTAGCCAGGACTCAGTAGTTGtagtgttgttatggttacagtatACACACCATGCAAGCCTTTTTTCCATATCAGCACCAGCTAGTGCTTCTTCTGTAGAAAAAAACACCTTTGTTTGTAGAACGCTTAGGAAGGCTTTTAGTTAGCGTCTAGAAATTCGTCGTGACCCACCGTTGTGTTTGTCAGATCTCTGTGGGTGGCTGTTGACAGGACTGGGAACGCCATGTGTGGCCCAGCGCGTGTGTGCAATACCAAGATGGACATCAAACTCGACATCTAGATCAATGTCCTGCTGCTCTGTAAGAGTCACGCACACAGAGTTAATCTCAgctaaaaaactaaaatcatACATCGAGATTTCACTCTGATATGAAAACCATCATCTTACTGTGGATCTCCTCATCCAGGACCTTGACTTTGCCTCTCTGTTTGATCAGGTGGATGGTCTTGGCATTGTTCTCCCAGTCCTTACTGTTTCCTCCATCGATGCCCACTCCTGCAGTGCAAACAagcagataccacacacacacacacacacacacacacacacacacacctcagtctCTGCGCAACGTCACCACTCGACTCCACAACTCATGTGTGTTCATGCAAACTCTGGCTCCGTGTTCAGCTGAAGTGTTTGCTTACCTGCCGAGTCGTAGCCGCGATACTCCAGCCGCTGCAGACCTTTGAGCAGGATCTCGAGGATCTCACGGCGAGTGTGAGGGACGTGATAGTTGAGGTACGCAAATATTCCtatggagagaaggagaacgTAGAACTGATAAATAGACCTGAACATAGGGATAGGAAGGAAATTTCATAaactgcttttttcccccaatataacagcatttttaataGTATGCATCACTACTAGGCCTGAGACGATACACTAAAGCCACGATACGAGACCTATCCTGATACAGGCTTCACGAGAAGACGctgacataaataaaatattacaatttaaatattaaaccactgcaatatcaatacattgtattgtaagaaagcacttcaggatttataatataaggtgTAATTTCCCCCTATTATTAACGTTatctttaatctttttcagtgtcataaatgtatctcatggcaacattattaatatagaAAGATTGTTAGGTGGTAGATTGTGCCTTTAGTGGTTcggctaaataaataattcgTGTCATCACCGCTCCTACTGCTGTACGACATCCACCTGAAATGCACAAGCACATCACACTTACCAATTTACCTGTACAgatgagaaaaacaatcaacatgtatatttcctcatccctcgGAAATTAATTTCTGGTCATGCCTCtaccagcacaacacacaacgTGCTTCATACGAATCATTTTTTAGATGCGAGTCAAGCGCAGCACGCAGTTGTTGATTTTAACTCATGTTTCAGACCGCGGTCAAGTCAGCTATGATAGAAACCAGAATGCATGTATATACAGTGCTTTACGGTAACTACCTTCGGATGGCTACCCTACGGATCCGCTGTGAAGTAGTAGATTATAGGCTGTTTCTGTGTTATTTTTTCCAAGACCATGCGGGCCTAATGAAACGATGCTCCTGGCCGTGTGTTTGACATGTTTGCCATAACGCTTTCTCCTGATTTGCTTAATGTTTTGGACTATTAAGTAAGCATGCTTCGAGGCAGTTAGATTCCCACTCACAAACTTCATGCTCCGGATGCTACAGTACTACCTCTGCTGCTGCCGCCTAGTGTGTAAGAAGAGGTAGAGCTCATAAAGGATATATATCGATGTATATTAAAAGGAAATATCGCAACACAACTCAAAAAAGCAAACTCTGTCTCACCAGCATTTTAATCGCAACATTTAAGACAATGAAATTCTGTCTCATGCCTGCTGtacatattattaatttttgtatattttaaattagaaataaaaac
It contains:
- the gfpt1 gene encoding glutamine--fructose-6-phosphate aminotransferase [isomerizing] 1, with the translated sequence MCGIFAYLNYHVPHTRREILEILLKGLQRLEYRGYDSAGVGIDGGNSKDWENNAKTIHLIKQRGKVKVLDEEIHKQQDIDLDVEFDVHLGIAHTRWATHGVPSPVNSHPQRSDKHNEFIVIHNGIITNYKDLRKFLESKGYEFESETDTESIAKLVKYMYDNRENDEVSFATLVEQVTQQLEGAFALVFKSVHFPGEAVGTRRGSPLLMGVKSDHKLSTDHIPILYRSAGKDKKSCGGSLPRMDQDTCLYPVDEKAVEYYFASDASAVIEHTNRVIFLEDDDIAAVSDGRLSIHRIKRRAGDHPARAIQTLQMELQQIMKGNFSSFMQKEIFEQPESVVNTMRGRVNFNDNTVTLGGLKDHIKEIQRCRRLILIACGTSYHAGVATRQVLEELTELPVMVELASDFLDRNTPVFRDDVCFFISQSGETADSLMALRYCKEQGALTVGITNTVGSSISRETDCGVHINAGPEIGVASTKAYSSQFVALIMFALLMCSDRISMQPRRREIIQGLKVLPDLIKEVLSLDEEIQKLATELYQQKSVLIMGRGYHYATCLEGALKIKEITYMHSEGILAGELKHGPLALVDKLMPVIMIIMRDHTYVKCQNALQQVVARQGRPIVICDKDDYETIKNSSRTIKVPHCVDCLQGILSVIPLQLLSFHLAVLRGYDVDCPRNLAKSVTVE